The following are encoded in a window of Sminthopsis crassicaudata isolate SCR6 chromosome 3, ASM4859323v1, whole genome shotgun sequence genomic DNA:
- the LOC141559834 gene encoding olfactory receptor 52K1-like, whose amino-acid sequence MSGWNETYNVSYTDFFLVGFPGLQETRILLILPFSCIYFVILSANALVIYTVVGQRSLHQPMYALIALLLTVNLCAATAVVPTMLFSFSTRYYRISLSCCLIQMFSIYFLIVFDCNILLVMALDRYIAICYPLRYPEIVTGQLLIGLVGLAAVRSTCIVAPVVILASRVHFCRSNIIRHFTCEHMALMKLSCGDISLNKTVGLAVRVFNRVLDMLLLSTSYTRIIHAAFRISSGGARSKALNTCGSHLLVIFTIYTSTLSSSIVYRVARTASQDVHNLLSALYLLLPCLVNPVIYGARTKEIRQHLVKIFQRAGPQAPSEKNPSLPPQRELPS is encoded by the coding sequence ATGTCAGGGTGGAATGAGACCTACAATGTTTCCTATACTGACTTCTTCTTGGTAGGTTTTCCAGGGCTACAGGAAACCCGGATCCTCCTGATCCTTCCATTCTCCTGCATATACTTTGTGATACTCTCAGCCAATGCCCTGGTCATCTACACTGTGGTGGGCCAGAGAAGCCTGCACCAGCCCATGTATGCCCTCATTGCCCTGCTCCTGACAGTCAATCTCTGTGCTGCTACTGCCGTTGTCCCCACCATGCTCTTTAGCTTCTCTACCCGCTACTACCGTATTTCTCTTTCCTGCTGCCTCATCCAAATGTTCTCTATCTACTTCCTTATTGTCTTTGACTGCAACATCCTCCTGGTTATGGCACTGGACCGCTACATTGCCATCTGCTATCCATTGCGTTATCCAGAAATTGTGACAGGGCAGCTATTGATAGGTTTGGTGGGCTTAGCGGCAGTAAGGAGCACGTGCATTGTTGCCCCTGTGGTGATACTGGCTTCGAGAGTGCACTTCTGTCGTTCCAACATCATCCGACATTTCACCTGTGAGCACATGGCTCTGATGAAGCTGTCCTGTGGAGACATCTCACTCAACAAGACAGTGGGACTTGCAGTCCGTGTCTTCAACCGTGTCTTGGACATGTTGCTACTGAGCACCTCCTACACACGCATCATCCATGCTGCCTTCCGGATCTCTTCTGGTGGAGCACGCTCCAAAGCCCTGAACACTTGTGGCTCCCACCTACTGGTCATCTTCACTATCTATACCTCTACACTTTCCTCTTCCATTGTCTATCGTGTAGCTCGCACTGCCTCCCAGGATGTGCACAATCTGCTCAGTGCTCTCTACTTACTGCTCCCCTGCCTTGTTAATCCTGTTATCTATGGAGCCAGAACCAAGGAAATCCGGCAACACCTGGTCAAGATATTTCAGAGAGCAGGACCTCAGGCCCCTTCTGAAAAAAACCCATCTCTCCCTCCACAAAGAGAGCTTCCTTCATAA
- the LOC141559835 gene encoding olfactory receptor 52K1-like, with product MSGGNVTFNISYTSFFLLGFPGLKESRSFLILPFFFLYMVILSANGLIVYTVTTQRSLHQPMYVLISLLLAINMCTATTVIPAMLFSFSTYFNHISLTCCLVQMFFIYFLLAFDCNVLLLMALDRYVAICYPLRYTEIMTGQVLAGLVGVAASRSAGIVVPAVILAARVQFCRSNVIHHFICEHMALMKLSCGDISLNKTVGLALRVFNRILDLLLLATSYTRIIHAAFRISSGSARSKALHTCGSHLLVIFTVYGSTLSSSIVYRVARTASQDVHNLISAFYLLIPCLVNPVIYGARTKEIRQHLAKLFHRVEP from the coding sequence ATGTCAGGGGGGAATGTGACCTTCAACATCTCTTACACCAGCTTCTTCTTATTGGGCTTCCCAGGACTAAAGGAATCAAGGTCCTTTCTGAtcctcccatttttctttctctatatggTGATCCTCTCAGCCAATGGCCTAATCGTCTACACTGTGACTACACAGAGGAGCCTACATCAACCCATGTATGTTCTCATCAGCCTACTCCTGGCCATCAATATGTGTACTGCCACCACTGTGATCCCTGCCATGCTCTTTAGCTTCTCCACCTACTTCAATCACATCTCTTTAACTTGTTGCCTTGTCCAGATGTTCTTCATCTACTTCCTACTAGCTTTTGATTGCAATGTCCTTCTACTTATGGCTCTGGACCGTTATGTTGCCATCTGTTACCCTCTGCGCTACACAGAGATCATGACAGGCCAAGTACTAGCAGGGCTGGTAGGGGTAGCTGCCAGCAGGAGTGCAGGCATTGTGGTTCCCGCGGTGATTCTGGCTGCAAGAGTTCAATTTTGCCGCTCCAATGTGATCCATCACTTCATCTGTGAGCACATGGCCTTGATGAAGCTGTCCTGTGGAGACATCTCACTAAATAAGACTGTAGGACTTGCCCTCCGTGTCTTTAATAGGATACTGGATCTGCTTCTCCTTGCCACCTCCTACACACGCATCATCCATGCTGCCTTCAGGATCTCCTCAGGCAGTGCCCGCTCAAAGGCCCTTCACACATGTGGATCTCACCTACTTGTCATCTTCACTGTGTATGGGTCCACTTTGTCTTCTTCGATTGTGTATCGTGTGGCCCGCACTGCCTCTCAGGATGTACACAACTTGATCAGTGCTTTCTATTTGCTGATTCCCTGCCTTGTCAATCCTGTCATCTATGGGGCCAGAACCAAGGAGATCAGGCAACATTTAGCAAAGTTGTTCCACAGGGTAGAGCCATGA